Proteins from a single region of Sandaracinaceae bacterium:
- a CDS encoding prolipoprotein diacylglyceryl transferase, protein MYPTLFTFFDYPVPAYFTLLIIGFSAATFLGARVAKRGGHDPDTIIDLGLFSLIMGVLGARVLHVFADGFFMQYVYQCVDPTQVAWPMPEAECLAIEGWRWNAELNGCAPLERDCFAWAKFWQGGLAYYGGLIAASAFGIWFLKHDKYPVLKGVDIAGMGIPLGLFFGRMGCFLGGCCFGVVSDSPWALVFPPGSSASREQHEHGLLASVNMESLPVVPAQLFEAIGCLAIAAFTMLWLRPRKRFDGQLMLVFLVLYAFLRFGLEYVRADDRGDFGWFTTSQWISLVIVAFCAVAWPRLRAHAVSLMAAPAAAGPEAAPEAPTTDGHAPDTSEPSKPPAADA, encoded by the coding sequence ATGTACCCGACCCTCTTCACCTTCTTCGACTACCCCGTCCCGGCGTACTTCACGCTGCTCATCATCGGGTTCTCCGCGGCCACGTTCCTCGGCGCGCGTGTCGCGAAACGCGGCGGGCACGACCCGGACACCATCATCGACCTCGGGCTCTTCTCGCTCATCATGGGCGTGCTCGGGGCCCGCGTGCTGCACGTCTTCGCGGACGGCTTCTTCATGCAGTACGTCTACCAGTGCGTAGACCCCACCCAGGTGGCGTGGCCCATGCCCGAGGCCGAGTGCCTGGCCATCGAGGGCTGGCGCTGGAACGCCGAACTCAACGGCTGCGCGCCCCTCGAGCGGGACTGCTTCGCGTGGGCCAAGTTCTGGCAGGGGGGACTGGCCTACTACGGCGGGCTCATCGCGGCGAGCGCGTTCGGCATATGGTTCCTCAAGCACGACAAGTACCCCGTCCTCAAGGGCGTGGACATCGCGGGCATGGGCATCCCGCTCGGGCTCTTCTTCGGGCGCATGGGCTGCTTCCTCGGGGGCTGCTGCTTCGGCGTGGTCAGCGACAGCCCCTGGGCGCTGGTCTTCCCCCCGGGCTCGTCTGCCTCGCGAGAGCAACACGAGCACGGGCTGCTCGCCAGCGTGAACATGGAGTCCTTGCCCGTGGTCCCCGCACAGCTCTTCGAGGCCATCGGGTGCCTGGCCATCGCGGCCTTCACCATGCTCTGGCTGCGTCCGCGCAAGCGCTTCGACGGGCAGCTCATGTTGGTGTTCCTGGTGCTGTACGCGTTCCTGCGGTTCGGCCTGGAGTACGTACGGGCGGACGACCGTGGCGACTTCGGCTGGTTCACCACCTCGCAGTGGATCAGCCTCGTCATCGTCGCGTTCTGCGCGGTGGCGTGGCCCCGCCTGCGCGCGCACGCCGTGAGTCTCATGGCCGCGCCCGCTGCTGCGGGCCCAGAGGCAGCGCCCGAAGCCCCCACCACAGACGGCCACGCGCCAGACACGTCAGAGCCCTCCAAGCCGCCAGCTGCCGACGCGTGA
- a CDS encoding PQQ-binding-like beta-propeller repeat protein — protein sequence MRHNSFSSSLGPAPCGGATSRFAAACTLLALTGTITAGCGQSIHYDTFGIASPDNQPARIEAVLARLSAAPVPQDHGVAYGVGGEPSELFVVDLESGRELWRTPASPRSWPHMAGDVIVSQENGRIVARDVRTGAQRFGFDDHGLWLVGAAGAGHLGAFTLSSNPGATAQAELVIVHGTEVTHRISARHAMGYPEVAAGMVMVPWGSQYVSFLDGQTSEELARVRVRGSMVGHAFAQGGHVYLGQLGLFRLTPSITSGTAEGAAHYAPPEVDLPGRPSFMVDPYREPPAPDSAVHRVRVAFRPSGQGEDVRLTNDTLYALFHRVVFALDAANGQVRWAYRSDRDLSGAEPLEGALLLADDAGAVTVLDARNGSVTRTIEGTHAASLVRFHAQRIQHTPVTGEPDTATQLASIADQPDTRLSPASVFALRALRILPGDGPTATLVTLCESDTASRTIRDTACDALAERTDGRAAVLAALSRHADFVTGARVPALAPLADAAARMEATEAAPLLVDHLWDPATPDEALPNIVSALGALGDEAAAAPLLRFVRVYHADASANGLRVALEQAIDALCELAPDAAYPVLGELMNDPATQSGLRMRAEHRFAQHQRELDAARAEREALAAEAAEEQARAMAQERAQQGGGSEPVSAPLTHLTREVAESALAPVMPAIRECMDDAQQTSVRLTLVVNPTGEWSAVGTSPASLQTCVAPLVRSQAMPAVTSSLRQRLTFVVSR from the coding sequence ATGCGGCACAACTCCTTCTCCAGCTCCCTCGGACCCGCCCCATGTGGAGGCGCCACGTCGCGCTTCGCTGCGGCCTGCACATTGCTGGCCCTCACGGGGACCATCACCGCGGGCTGTGGCCAGTCCATCCACTACGACACGTTCGGCATCGCCTCGCCAGACAACCAGCCGGCCCGCATCGAGGCGGTCCTCGCGCGTCTGTCGGCTGCCCCAGTGCCCCAGGACCACGGCGTCGCCTACGGCGTGGGCGGTGAACCTTCCGAGCTGTTCGTGGTGGACCTCGAGTCGGGTCGCGAGCTGTGGCGCACGCCCGCCTCGCCGCGCTCGTGGCCACACATGGCTGGCGACGTCATCGTGTCGCAGGAGAACGGCCGCATCGTGGCACGCGACGTGCGGACGGGAGCCCAGCGCTTCGGCTTCGACGACCACGGGCTGTGGCTGGTAGGCGCGGCGGGCGCTGGGCACCTCGGCGCGTTCACGTTGTCCAGCAATCCGGGTGCGACGGCCCAGGCCGAGCTCGTGATCGTGCATGGCACCGAGGTCACCCACCGCATCAGCGCCCGCCACGCCATGGGTTACCCGGAGGTGGCGGCGGGCATGGTCATGGTGCCTTGGGGCAGCCAGTACGTCTCGTTCCTAGACGGTCAGACCAGCGAGGAGCTCGCGCGGGTGCGCGTGCGGGGGTCCATGGTCGGCCACGCGTTCGCGCAGGGCGGGCATGTCTACCTCGGCCAGCTCGGGCTCTTCCGCTTGACCCCCTCCATCACCTCAGGGACGGCGGAGGGAGCCGCCCACTACGCTCCCCCCGAAGTGGACCTGCCGGGCCGCCCCAGCTTCATGGTGGACCCCTACCGAGAGCCCCCGGCGCCGGACTCCGCCGTCCACCGCGTCCGCGTCGCCTTCCGACCGTCGGGTCAGGGCGAGGACGTCAGGCTCACGAACGATACGCTCTACGCGCTGTTCCACCGCGTCGTGTTCGCGCTCGACGCGGCGAACGGTCAGGTGCGCTGGGCGTACCGCTCCGACCGCGACCTGAGCGGCGCGGAGCCCCTCGAGGGAGCGCTGCTACTCGCGGATGACGCGGGAGCGGTCACGGTGCTCGACGCGCGCAATGGCAGCGTCACCCGCACCATCGAGGGCACGCACGCCGCGAGCTTGGTGCGCTTCCATGCGCAGCGCATCCAGCACACGCCCGTCACGGGCGAGCCGGACACCGCGACGCAGCTGGCGTCCATCGCGGACCAACCCGACACGCGGCTGTCCCCTGCCAGCGTGTTCGCGTTGCGCGCGCTTCGTATCCTCCCGGGGGACGGTCCGACGGCGACGCTCGTCACCCTGTGCGAGAGCGACACGGCTTCGCGCACGATCCGTGACACGGCCTGTGACGCCCTCGCGGAGCGGACGGATGGTCGCGCCGCCGTGCTCGCGGCCCTGTCGCGTCACGCCGACTTCGTGACTGGCGCCCGCGTTCCGGCGCTGGCCCCCCTCGCGGATGCGGCAGCGCGCATGGAGGCGACGGAAGCTGCCCCCCTGTTGGTGGACCACCTGTGGGACCCGGCCACGCCAGACGAGGCGCTCCCCAACATCGTCTCGGCGCTGGGAGCGTTGGGCGACGAGGCGGCGGCGGCGCCTCTCCTGCGCTTCGTGCGGGTGTACCACGCGGATGCGAGCGCGAACGGGCTGCGGGTCGCCCTCGAGCAGGCGATCGACGCGCTGTGCGAGCTCGCGCCAGACGCCGCGTACCCCGTGCTCGGCGAGCTGATGAACGACCCCGCGACTCAGTCTGGCCTGCGCATGCGGGCCGAGCACCGCTTCGCCCAGCACCAGCGGGAGCTGGACGCCGCGCGCGCGGAGCGGGAGGCGCTCGCGGCCGAAGCCGCCGAAGAGCAAGCTCGCGCCATGGCACAGGAGCGCGCGCAGCAGGGTGGCGGGTCCGAGCCGGTGTCTGCTCCGTTGACGCACCTGACGCGCGAGGTCGCCGAGAGCGCCCTGGCGCCCGTGATGCCTGCCATTCGCGAGTGCATGGACGATGCGCAGCAGACGTCCGTGCGGCTGACCCTGGTGGTGAACCCGACCGGTGAGTGGTCCGCGGTGGGCACCTCGCCCGCTTCGTTGCAGACCTGTGTGGCCCCGCTGGTGCGCTCTCAGGCCATGCCGGCGGTCACCTCCTCGCTCCGCCAGCGGCTGACGTTCGTCGTGTCCCGCTGA
- the lspA gene encoding signal peptidase II, whose translation MTPPARTPRSPKVLLVCLAATALLTFLDLGSKQWALDTLSAESFVPAGPVCEADEDGYIRNQRRRRAPVVLVDGVLELSYAENCGAAFGFLRDVSWRRLIFFPAALFAVLLLPFMLARGQGGRLFVWSVPFVLAGALGNLHDRVMHGFVVDFIRFYFRDGFLFLQPGWEYPTFNVADIHITVGVVLILLDGVAEARREKERLAAESAAAAPPVEAASSANGDDEATEPS comes from the coding sequence GTGACTCCGCCAGCTCGTACCCCCCGCTCCCCCAAGGTCTTGCTCGTCTGCCTGGCTGCGACCGCGCTGCTGACGTTCTTGGACCTCGGCTCCAAGCAGTGGGCGCTCGACACCTTGTCGGCCGAGAGCTTCGTGCCCGCTGGCCCGGTCTGTGAGGCGGACGAAGACGGGTACATTCGAAACCAGCGGCGCCGACGGGCTCCCGTCGTGTTGGTCGATGGGGTGCTCGAGCTCAGCTACGCGGAGAACTGCGGCGCTGCGTTCGGGTTCCTGCGCGATGTCTCGTGGCGCAGGCTGATCTTCTTCCCCGCCGCGCTGTTCGCCGTGCTGCTGTTGCCGTTCATGCTGGCGCGTGGCCAGGGGGGACGGCTCTTCGTGTGGAGCGTGCCCTTCGTGCTCGCCGGCGCGCTCGGGAACCTGCACGACCGGGTGATGCACGGCTTCGTCGTGGACTTCATCCGCTTCTACTTCCGCGACGGCTTCCTGTTCCTGCAGCCGGGGTGGGAGTACCCCACGTTCAATGTGGCCGACATCCACATCACGGTGGGGGTGGTGTTGATCCTGCTCGACGGTGTTGCCGAGGCGCGTCGCGAGAAGGAGCGTCTGGCCGCCGAGAGCGCCGCAGCCGCGCCCCCAGTCGAGGCCGCTAGCTCGGCCAACGGCGACGACGAGGCCACCGAGCCATCCTGA
- a CDS encoding HEAT repeat domain-containing protein, whose protein sequence is MMLLVALAPLLLSATPLDAQRARPRRGRPAATAAPSITDETRGKLASSDPAQLEEALMELVVVGTPEVSDLIAERLRRGLPRASVVHVVETLGVLGHRNAGPALIEVALVHRHADVRAAAVRAVQSCRPPDAAVAVRARLSDPAASVRAAAAVALGGLGDHDAVEALFQVLDRNLYEAAPSLASLVRESEIGQLTAYVGRLPFDVMSPALTELLARDDISERRKLDLIAQLQELGTSEVKVFLEDLADSIPAQGRDARVRQAAMDAAMRIVD, encoded by the coding sequence GTGATGCTCTTGGTCGCGCTTGCGCCCCTGCTGTTGTCGGCGACGCCTCTCGACGCGCAGCGGGCTCGTCCCCGCCGCGGACGGCCCGCAGCCACGGCCGCCCCGAGCATCACGGACGAAACGCGGGGCAAGCTCGCCTCCAGCGACCCGGCGCAGCTGGAAGAGGCGTTGATGGAGCTGGTCGTGGTCGGCACCCCCGAGGTGTCCGACCTGATCGCGGAGCGCTTGCGTCGCGGTCTGCCGAGGGCGTCCGTGGTCCACGTCGTGGAGACCCTCGGAGTGCTGGGCCACCGCAACGCGGGGCCAGCGCTGATCGAGGTGGCGCTGGTGCATCGTCATGCGGACGTACGCGCCGCTGCCGTGCGGGCCGTGCAGTCCTGCCGTCCACCCGACGCCGCGGTGGCCGTGCGCGCCCGCCTCTCGGATCCCGCAGCTTCCGTCCGCGCCGCCGCCGCGGTGGCGCTGGGGGGCCTCGGAGACCACGACGCGGTCGAGGCGCTGTTCCAGGTCCTCGATCGCAACCTTTATGAAGCCGCACCGTCATTGGCGAGCCTGGTCCGCGAGTCCGAGATCGGGCAGCTGACGGCCTACGTGGGGCGCCTGCCGTTCGACGTCATGAGTCCAGCGCTCACCGAGCTGTTGGCCCGCGACGACATCTCCGAGCGGCGCAAGCTGGACCTCATCGCGCAGCTCCAGGAGCTGGGCACGAGCGAAGTGAAGGTCTTCTTGGAAGACCTCGCGGACTCCATCCCCGCGCAAGGGCGTGACGCCCGGGTGCGCCAGGCGGCCATGGACGCGGCCATGCGTATCGTCGACTGA
- a CDS encoding (Fe-S)-binding protein → MTHSLPLVAAHEREHTYCSFCPKLCRVACPVSTAQASETTTPWGKMTNLHHLAKGQLPLDEEHAASLYACTGCQRCKSYCDHDTEVSAALNAGRAEAVRARVAPPSAYAVIEAHQGRQERAARAAEGLFGDKLARSAAPVVFFPGCTACTVRPADALAGEEAVRRLSGRETRVSASGCCGLPLLDAGDRDGFLSAATRTLSHFEGAEEVVFEDPGCLHALSVSARRMGLETSVRMSHLSQFADRHLARLEPIEGLPEGPVRYHDPCKLGRGLGVYEEPRRVLRKALGRQVSEFHHHGERAECSGAGGQLPRTNEPTADAIARERLRTHEREGGGLLVSACAGSLRRFEKQTEAPEIASFASLLVRAIRD, encoded by the coding sequence ATGACTCACTCCCTGCCCTTGGTCGCCGCGCACGAGCGGGAGCACACCTACTGCAGCTTCTGCCCCAAGCTGTGCCGAGTGGCGTGCCCCGTGAGCACCGCGCAGGCCAGCGAGACCACCACGCCATGGGGCAAGATGACGAACCTCCATCATCTGGCGAAGGGACAGCTCCCGCTGGACGAGGAGCACGCAGCCTCGCTGTACGCGTGTACGGGCTGTCAACGCTGCAAGTCCTACTGTGACCACGACACCGAGGTGAGCGCGGCGCTCAACGCCGGGCGAGCCGAGGCCGTGCGCGCCCGTGTGGCGCCGCCCTCGGCCTACGCCGTGATCGAGGCACACCAGGGCCGCCAAGAGCGCGCGGCGCGCGCCGCCGAGGGGTTGTTTGGCGACAAGCTGGCGCGCAGCGCGGCACCCGTGGTGTTCTTCCCGGGATGCACGGCGTGCACCGTGCGGCCTGCTGACGCGCTCGCGGGGGAGGAGGCGGTGCGGCGTCTGAGCGGACGCGAGACACGGGTATCGGCCTCCGGCTGCTGCGGCCTCCCCCTGCTGGACGCGGGAGACCGAGACGGGTTCCTGTCCGCCGCGACGCGCACGCTTTCGCACTTCGAGGGCGCGGAGGAGGTCGTCTTCGAGGACCCAGGTTGTCTGCACGCGCTGTCTGTCTCGGCCAGGCGGATGGGGCTCGAGACCTCGGTCCGCATGTCGCACCTGAGTCAGTTCGCGGACCGCCACCTCGCGCGTCTCGAGCCCATCGAAGGGCTCCCCGAGGGCCCCGTGCGCTACCACGACCCGTGCAAGCTCGGGCGCGGACTCGGTGTGTACGAGGAGCCTCGCCGTGTGCTCCGCAAGGCGCTCGGCCGCCAGGTGAGTGAGTTCCATCACCACGGAGAGCGGGCCGAGTGCAGCGGCGCGGGGGGACAGCTGCCGCGGACGAACGAGCCCACGGCGGACGCCATCGCACGCGAGCGCCTCCGCACGCACGAGCGCGAGGGTGGAGGGCTGCTGGTGAGCGCCTGCGCGGGGTCCCTGCGCCGCTTCGAGAAGCAGACGGAGGCCCCGGAGATCGCGTCCTTTGCCAGCCTCCTGGTGCGTGCAATCCGGGATTGA